AAACACGTCGGCCGGCCCTGGTATTCTTCCCCCGCGCCAAAGACCAAGGCCGACCTTGCCCCAGACCGCCCTGTGGAGGCTTCCCATGTCCGAACGTCGAGACACGTTCACCTGCAGCCGGTGTAGCGCCGTGTGGACCAAGCAGGGGTCCACCCACTGCTGGAGCGGCGATCCCGAGAACGGCCCGCCCCGGCCAGGGAACTGCCCCTCGGCGGTGGCGCCCGAGGTGATCGACGAGGCGTTCGCCCTATATCGCGGCGACGGCGAGGACGCCCGCATGGCCCGGGTGGCCGCGGTGGTGGAGGGGTTGTGCTACCAGCCCGAGCCGGGCAGCGACGCGGTCAACGCCCGGTGGACCCGGGTGGAGGACACGGTCGCGTTCGCCAAGCTCATGGGCTACGCGAAGATCGGCATCGCCACCTGCATCGGGCTTCTGGACGAGACGAACCGGCTGACCCGGATCCTGGAGGCCCAGGGGTTCGAGGTGGCCAGCGTGTGCTGCAAGTCGGGGAGCATCGACAAGCTCGAACTGGGGCTGGCCGAGGAGAACAAGGTGCGGCCGGGCACATTCGAGCCGGCCTGCAACCCGGTGGCCCAGGCCCGCCTCCTGAACCGGGTGGGGACCCACCTCAACCTGATCGTGGGACTGTGCGTGGGCCACGACATCCTGTTCACCAAGCACTCCGAGGCCCCGGTGACCACCCTGGTGGTGAAGGACCGGGTCACCGGGCACAACCCCGTGGCCGTGCTCTACGGACAGAACTTCTACTACAAGCGGCTCCAGACCCGGCCCGTGGAAGTGCCGGCTGGGACGGGCGGCGACGGGGGCGCCGGTGGGTGACGAGGTCCGGTCCCGCCTCCAGGCCCTGCGCCGGCTCATGGCCGAGCGGGGGATCACCCACTACGTGGTGCCCTCGGCGGACGAGCACCTGTCGGAGACGCCCCCCCCGTGGCGACGCCGGCGGGAGTGGCTGAGCGGGTTCACCGGCTCGGCCGGGGACCTGCTGGTGGGGCTCGACCCGGGGGAGACCTGGCTGTTCACCGACAGCCGCTACCACCTCCAGGCCGAGGCCGAGCTGGCCGGCTCCGGGATCGGCCTGGAGCGGGTGGGCGCGCCCGGAGGGCGCACCCTGTCAGAGGCGGTCCAGGACCTGGCCGACCGCCACGGCTCCCGGCTGCGCCTGGGGTTCGACCCGTGGTGCGCCCCGGACGCCGCGGCCCGGGACTGGGAGGGCCGGGTGAGGGAGGCGGGGGGAGAGGCGGTCCCGACCGAGCCGAACCTGGTGGACCTCGTGTGGACCGACCGGTCCGGGCCGCC
This is a stretch of genomic DNA from Deferrisoma camini S3R1. It encodes these proteins:
- a CDS encoding DUF1847 domain-containing protein, producing MSERRDTFTCSRCSAVWTKQGSTHCWSGDPENGPPRPGNCPSAVAPEVIDEAFALYRGDGEDARMARVAAVVEGLCYQPEPGSDAVNARWTRVEDTVAFAKLMGYAKIGIATCIGLLDETNRLTRILEAQGFEVASVCCKSGSIDKLELGLAEENKVRPGTFEPACNPVAQARLLNRVGTHLNLIVGLCVGHDILFTKHSEAPVTTLVVKDRVTGHNPVAVLYGQNFYYKRLQTRPVEVPAGTGGDGGAGG